Below is a genomic region from Scomber scombrus chromosome 3, fScoSco1.1, whole genome shotgun sequence.
TCTCTGCGCTTCTCTGCGCTGTGCTGCGCTGCGCACGGTATGCTTCATGCGGATATGTACACCAGAGATAATGTATGACTTAAAGCAtaagatgtcaaataaatggaaTTGTTTGCATCTATACGAAAAAGCAACTGGACTCTCATTCATCCGTTATGCAAAATCAAAGCGTGTCAAGAAGTTTCCTGTTGAAATGCCTCAGTAGCTTAAAGCATTGGCTTAGCTTCTACActagttttagtctagcttttattgaacttcatctcttttatttcatttgacttttcttttttctttttaatctattttaacctagtaTTTACTCTACCTTTTGATAAACCAtttctcttattattttttatttatttaatgaattaattaattaattcatttatttatttttatttattttatttaaatgttctaaacattttattcatttaaccatatcatccttattttctctcgCGTGCATTGGTGTCAATTTTTGTTCTcccatcatttttattccttttttttatgttgtcacttgttctgtcctattatcagcttgtcaatcaaccgTAAATCACTTTGAAGtacactagcctgtatgaaaggtgctatataaactaagtttgattgattgattgattgaaatgcTTTAACATAGTGTAAAGTGCACCACATGTCAGCCATGTTGTTGAGTGTCATATCCAAAGATGCCATACACTGGTACTGTGCATATGGAATGAGTGTGTTGCCATATAGAGTAGTACATTGAGGAAAGTCAGTATGTCAGCCAACTTACCCAGTAATGTCACTTACACAGCTTTATCTACTtgctaacatgttttaatagtttGCTAACATGATCTAGACCTGCTTTATGTGAGAACTGCCTTGACacaacttttgttgtgatttggcgctatatgaataaaatggaattgaactgaattaacattagctaacattagcaaaaCTTTACAGTGTCTTGAAATAAGCAAGAGTGTCCAAGttgcataaaaatgtaaataaaccttttttttattagtaagAAGGAGactgtgttgtttcttcttgAAAGGTTACATAGTCTCTCTTTAAATCGCTGTATTAGCAGTCATAGAGCAGCAAAGCAAACATGTATGAAATGGATAGTTAGTTTTATAGAGATAAAGCCCATATTTCAGAGAGCAGCAACTTTCCGAGCAAATGTTTTGGTTTCTGGACAAAGCCATTCTTAAAAGGCATGGCAGCGTTTTGGCTCCAGCATTCAGCTGCCCAGCAACCATCCAGAGGAACACCaaatgtctctgtctcctcttgACTGCCTCTCTCATGGGGCTCACTGCTCAACAGAGCACAGCCGTGACACTGCTTTCTACATTCCCAGGTGAAAGTCCCGCGCAGTATATTAGATTAACTTCAAATCTGATCATCATGAACCTGGTTCTGTGTAACAGGATTCATGTGAGCTTTTGTCTGAGCGGGCAGTCGTAACTCTGCCACTTGTTTAGTGTGAAAGGCTCCTACTTGTCTGTCAGTGGGAGGTCAAGCATGCTGGGGGTTTTCACACGTACAGGAGCAAACAGCAGTTACTGGTTCAGTTCCAGGACAGGAGCCAACGCAAACTGGGTAGAAATATTTCAAGTATGTCTTCACACAAAGCAAGCCTCACTCTTTATGTTGTTTGAGTTGGCAAAACAGAACACTGTGTCTTACTGACCCCAAAAAGCAAAAAGCTGGTCAGTTGTGTGCAGAGCTTTGAAACAGCTGCTCTTTTCAGCCGACTAACTGATAGATAAACGTTTCCTTTTGAAAGATGCGATGCCGCCAGAAGCAGTCTTTGGAAGTGTAATTTTGATTCAGCCCTTCAGGCCTTCCATCTAGATTTGTGGGTTGAATGGAGTCACTTTATGATTTACTCAACTGGCAAGGAGACAGCAAGATGCTTGTTTATGGCAGCGATTAGTGAGCAGCGTTGAGTGAGGGGCTTTTGGCAGATAATGCTAACGCTATTTTTGGATGTCAGGTCTCTATTGGGTATTCGGGAAGAGGCTTTGTTTGTAATGAACCTCTATTATGTGGGGAAAAGTGCACATGAAACATTTCTCGCTGTCAATTGAAGGCAGCATTTCTTGTCTAGggttgtaaaaaagaaaagaaaagtgttttattcAGGTTGATTTTTTTCCATGTCAACAGAATTATCCCAGATGATCCAAAAAATAGAAGCCATAAAATACAGTAATGGTAATTCCTTTTAAAGTAAGCTCCATGTAAACCTTGATATTTATGACAGCAGGAAACCCCACTGAACATTGCATTTATTCCTTGCCTCTGTTATTTATTCCATCACTTTGCTGCTGGCTCCGTTCCTCTGGCTCCCTCTCCTTCTTTGTACCATTAGCTATTGAGCTGTTgagacataaaacacacaggGTTTAGGTTTCTCCCCCACATTTCTctttatacattattaattttacttttcctgtctcatttttcctcctctttgcaAATTAATTGGTTGCTAATTGCATGTAAGAGCTAAATTTAGAACATTACTCACTTTCAGAATGCTTTAAGGTGCAAGTTAGTTAGGCCTTTTTgtaacttttaattaaaaacttttttttttttaaatgtttggctTAAACTGGTTAAATGCATATTATAAATGTGgctttttatattgttaaattgGGGTTTATAGTgctttaatgtaatgtaatgttaacaGATTCTCTTTACTGGATACAATATGACAAATTgacttgctgtgtttttgttgatttgtgtatACTTAACAGTCATAGAGGCAAAAGAAGTTCCACTATCTTTTCTCAtcaagttacattttttaatcttttgaaGGATTCAGCTGTAGACACCTGAGAAGAGGTGCAGTGGCTCCCCCTGATGGTACCTTGTGTCATCTGAAAATAGGAGACACCCATGCTTATCTACTGCTGACTTGCCAGAAATGCAACCACTGACTCTACACCTCAAGACAACACATGGCTGATACCTCAAGGTTAGAGGAGGAAGGAATATGGACAAATGTGCGCTGCTGTTGCATCTCAGCTGTGGTTTAATCTCACTCTCTTTTCATCAGGTGAGGGCGTGCCTGGGAGTGTGAATTGTAAAGTCCCCAGAATTACATCACATGGAGGTCAAAGGACATGTGATCACATCCATGGGTTTGGGGGCTCCAGGTGAGTAATGGCTTCTCGCAGACCCTGGTGTgaagacacacattattgtgtCTGGACAAGCCTGAAATGGCCTGGCTAATCtatcagcttgtgttttttctgaCGGTTcaactgaatgaaaacaaaagtgttttCCTCTTGGGAACAGCCAACTAGAAAAACAGCTGTACGTGTGAAGGCCTTTTGTTCACATACTGTCACCACAGCTGTGAGATAATCTTATCAGAACACTGAGTAGCTGTGAACAGACATGTTATTGTTAGAAACAGACACTTTAAAAGGCAACCATTGTGACACTGTAATACATTTCCAAAAgtctaattaaattaaactattttacagtcatttttcTGGTTCTGGTCATTCTGGTCATAACCTTTTGACCAGAATTTTTTGACCCATATAGTCTCTTATTGTTAATTCACTTTCTGAGGATGCCTTGTGTTTACTGTGTTGTGTAGATGTTCAAGGCTGCCAGGACAGCAAGCTGCAGGCTGAGAGGGTCGCAGCTCTGCAGGAGAGGAAGCAGGCCCTGGAGGCTCTCCTCAACAGCAGAGTGGGAGAGCTCAAACAAGTCTGTTTGCAGGAAGCAGTGAGTAGCTCACTTCTGATCCATACATGACTGTGGGAACAGTGTTCCCACTCCATAAACCTCATATTTATATGATAAGTAGTAATCTATTGTGTTTTACCTGATGAGAGGGGtttaattacagtatgttttttctgttctatagatataaaacattagaaaaatcAGTCAATTTTTACTTCTGAGCTTAGATGTAACTGGCAACTTGTTGAAAATTTTTTGATAAAAAAGGTTGGATATTAGTATTTTCCTGATTGCTCCTGAGAATTTGTGGGCACATCTTCGTAAAGCACCAGCTGCCTCCGCTTTTCATTAACAGCTGCTTAACACatcctgattttttttcagcaggATGTGTAGTGACGCACTCTCACTCTCTATTCTTGGGTTCACAAGTTGCCAATTTTCGGTGTCAGCGTAGCTAATTTAGAAATGAGGTGCTCTACTCATCTGCAGAGTTACTCTTTTTCTACTTTGGAGGCAAACTACGATAGTAACATTATTTTTTGCCATCTCTATATTCAGTGCAGTGAAGTATTTAAAGGATCTTTTATTGGGACTTAAAGTTATCTGTTAAGTGGTTTCATTTTATGGACCTCACAGGCCAGTGTGAAGGTGGATTGTAGTTACTGGAGGCTAATGAATGTCCTCTGCAGGAGCTGACTGGGAAGTTGCCACATGCTTTCCCCCTGGAGACGGGGGAGAAACCACCGGTGGTGCAGCGCAGAGCTGGCCTGTGGCCCAATAGCAAGGCAGAGGTAAGTCAACACCTTGAATATCAATTGTGTTTACGCAGCAGCTGTGTTGTCATGTGTAATGTGGTCTAACACAGCCTGTTGTCCCCGGCTGCAGGATGAAGCTGCCCAAAGAAAGCAGATGAAAGCCATCTTCACTGGTGCTTTGTACAGACATGCGGAATCAGACCGAAATGTCCCAAATAGCAAGAGGACAGTTCATCGCGGGTGTCATACAGGTAGAATTACACAGCAACTTAATGCACACTTGTACCAACATTtgtcaaaaactgaaaaatctgaaaaaataaataaacagctcACTCAGCTGTGTAGATATATTTTAGTGAATATTTCAGATTTGCTGTGTTGTCTGTGAGCTGAATGTCTTGTTGTCTTTTAGAGGACACTGTCATGTCTGAGAGTACGAGCTCCATGTCAGACTCAACGTCCCATGATAATGGTGAGTCAACTGTATGCACACTGTCTTCCAACAGCTGTCTCTTTTTCTTAACATCATAACAAACTCAACTGAAGCATGATGTCAGCATCATTTCTAAAACAAGCAGTAGAAATAGCTTAATGTATTTGCCAGTGTTTAGCATTTCACATTCAACGTGGTGAGTGGGAGACTCATTAACACTTGTGGCATTAAAGATGTTGAATATGGAATATAATTTAAGTTGTAAACCCAAAATAGCCTTGCTGGATCTTCGTGTCTTAAATGAAAGTAATCTGCTGcacttcttttcatttgtttttgtcttctcttctAACAGAGTCCTCTCCCAGTGTGGCCGCCGACCAGCGCTCTCTGTCGCAGCCCCGGCTCACTGTGGGCAGCCCTGACCACAGAATCAGCAGGAAGCTGTCTCCAGTTGAGATTTACTATGAGATGAGAACACGTCGTAACTCTGTCACAAGCTCTGTTAGGTACTTTTCTTCAGTGGCAGCTCTGTCTTCTTAATCTGTCTGAGAGTGTAcctactgtactgtgtgtgcacAATCATGTTGTAATCTATTGGTGGTAACTGGTAAATGCATCCATGTACTCTGGTGTTACTTTTCACAGCCCAACCCACTCTTTACCAAGAAGTGCATCTAACGTTGAAGGGAGAAGTGTTCCAGCTACTCCTCTGTTGGCCCGAACTGCTCCGATCAGCGTTCATGTCAGGTAATCTGAGATACTGGGCTGCTTCAGTCTATGCAGAACAGCTATAGTTCCCCCACTGTGATGAAGACTGTGTTTGGAAATGGCTTGATGAAGGAGTTGAATGAAGACAGAGTCGAGGTTGTAACAACGATTTGTGTCATATTTAGCCACCAGCAAGTGCTTTAGCTCAACATTTGGTGTTTAAGCAGAAAAACGGTATCCATCTTAAGTGATTTTCTGTGAAATGCAATTACACGGTTTTgattaaaaacagctttcagTCTCTTCATTATCCATAGTTACTCAGAGTCTTCTCCTATTGTAAGATGTTGTCCTCCACCTCTGCCATAGGTCGGATGCGTCTGGGGGTAATGGGTTGAAGCAGTGGTCTGGCAGCCTGGATGTGCCATATATGATTCCACTGGCCCAGGAGGGCTCCTCCTCTGACCGCCGAAGCTGCCCTTACAGCTCAAGGGCCAGACGCAGTAACAGCTCCGAGGCCCTGCTGGATAGATCGAGCCTCCCTGATGATCCAGCGTCCAGAAATGGTATGCCCCCGAGAGGAGGGCCCTACAAGAGCTCAGAGACACTGACTGACGGCAAGCTGCGACACATTCACCTGGGCAGCCCTGAGAGACATGTGGACAGCTCTGTGGAACAGGCCAAACTGCGCCTGTCCATGGGAGGCAGGGGGGCTGGAGGGGGCTACAACGAGCTACTGATGGATTATATCTGGGGGAAACAGCAGAGGGTGCAAGTGCAGCACCACTTGTACCAGTCCACAGGCAGGATCTGGCAGGACCTGCCCTCCCCTCGCTCCTCCACTGCAGCGGTGCCTCCCCATGCCAACGGCTTTTCCCATTCCCAAGTGCACCTACCCAGCGCTGCACCTCCTTACAGCCCCATGGTCCTCAGAGGGTCCCAAGCTGAACTGCGCAGGGTTAAAGTCACTAGAACCAAATCTTGTGGGCCCTTTATTCCTTTGCAGCAACATCCCCAGGATGCCATCCTGCTGTCCGCATATGAATCTCCCCTTCCTGCCTCCGGCACCACCACATCCTCCATCCCCAACCTGCACCCTTACCAATCCGAGCTGTCTGGCACCCCCTTCGGCCGCAGACCCCCACAGTTCTCTCTTCCGACCCCAGAGGACTCGACGCGAAGCCTGCATAAAGCCCTGGCCCTGGAGGGCCTGAGGGACTGGTACCTGAGGAACGCCCTTGGCTATCCTCCTGCTGCCCCAAAGGGCCATGAAGCAGGCATCTCTCGCCTCTCACACCCCCACCCTCTTGCCCCGTCTGTTCAAGGTGAATCAGCCAACCTCCACAGGTCTCAGATACCCCAGTCAGCCAGCTTCCACGGTCACCCGCTGCATGGAAGGtcagtattttgtttgttgtttttttttcacctgtttttcctgctttatttattttacacctGTTTGTCTATTGGCGAGAGTCAGCACAGTGCAttgtacatttacacattagCCCTAAGAGTGGGAGAAGAAACTATAAGAATAAGAATTTTGGATACAGAGAATACCAACAAGCATGTCTGCACATATAGTCACTCGCTCGCTCTTCACCTCTCAGAATTGCTCGCTGGAAGCTGGCAGCCGAGGATGGTTCCATTACTCTCACTCCGTCCCGAACCAATCCATCTATCATCCTGTGACTTTTACAGTCtaggttgttttatttttgtttgtgtttggattTTTGCGCCATCAGCATTATATCCTGCCACTGCTGCTGGCTGCCTCGTGCCAACATCCAGGCGGTTGTTTGTTTCCGGATCAAAAACACTCTCAGATACAGCTCACAGACTTCAATCAATCACCCAAAAAGGAAAGGAgtcatatttacacaatgaataAAATCTATACAACTTAAGATATCAATTGTGGAAATGCaataattaaattttttttcccccaccttCCTTAGTTTCACATACATTTCACGAATTTTCAAAGACATTTATCCCTAAACTGCATTAGAAATAAAACTTTCATTCCATTAAGATGTATTCTCACTGTGGTTTTACCCTCCACTGCATGCCTCTGGTTTGTGGTGTGCTGTATTGATTTGTGTTGCCTCCCCAACAGGTCGATGGAGTTCTCTCTCTATCAGGAGACTCCTCATCCACAGACGCAAGAGGCGACCCCAAAGGAGCCCAGTGTAGACCCAGGCACGCTCgtctgaagcagcagaacacacacacacacacacacacacacacacacacacacacacacacacacacacacacacacacacacacacacacacacacacacacacacacactctacattTATATGAGCAAAAACAGTATAACCTCACATAGTCACGCACACTTATACAGACAAGTTGATACAGTGTGACCTCAACAGCAAAGCAAAACATGGCAACCTCAGCAGaaaaaagactgtaataaaGGAGAAACTGTAGCTGTACAGTGTGAAAAAGCCTTGGTTCCATGTGTTATAACTGATCCAACCAATGTATGAACTTCAAACCCAGGAGGTGACTTACGGTGCATCTTATAACAATATGGTCATGCTGTACTTCATATATCAATATTTCTGGTCCAACACAAGCAGTAAGATCCTTCCTAATAACCCTGAAAAGTCTCCCAAGATATACTTttttacagaatatatacaaGTCTAAATTACTATTTTGTATCTTCTGAGATATAAAGAACAGTTATATTAAAGAGGTAATTTATTGCTCATTAAACGTGTGATATACGTAGATGTTATACGAGCTCATTTGAAAAGTATTAATACATGCcggtgaatgtgtgtttgtaaactATATAAAACGCAAAAACATGCTTCAATCTTCATCTGCCGTtgatttcacattcatttgtattCACATTTGATAACCGGGCCATGAACTGTAGCATATTGGAGTAGCAGATGGGAGTGCCTAAATGTTCTAATGCAGCAACATAAACATTGgttaaaaaactttaaagtgCTTTCTAATAACCTGTAATACTAGCATTAAGCCTTTGTGAGCTTAGTCGAATCAGAAACTGAAAGCAGTTCTCGATGTCACTAAATTAGGGTATTTGGAATGATGTCATTTctattgtgatattttttttctagatTCAGCTCGGTGCTGGCTGGCAATGTAGCTTTCTCTGTGTCGACCTGGACAGAATAATTAGAATGAATTAGTTTTAGGAAAAACCTGAGGGCTGTTGTGAGACCTACTGTATGGCAGTGGTACATGACTGTGTGACAACAATTTACTCTGTTCAAATCTGTCTTTCTGCAATTAGTTGTGGAGGATTTGACTGTCATACACAGCACTTTATGAACATCTTAAGCCTTAATTCCTTATGAAATTGTCACCAAGAGAGATGACAGGCTGTAGGAAGGTTTTGACAGGGTTTATAACAGGGATAAATTAAGGGAAGTGAGTTCTGTCATCATCTGCTGAAGGTCTATCTGAGAGTTAGTCTGTATATAGCGTGGATTGTACTGATGAGTTTCAAGCTGATATTTTATTCCCGTACTAACAATGTAATTTTTAAACTTACCAcataatactgtatgtaatcACAAAAGCCCCCTGTCCCCATTCCTTCTACCCCCAAGTGAGCACTATTTAATCGGTTGTATAAAGTGAGGTTGATTGTGTGAACAGAATAGGGCTGCTGCAGTATTGAATGGTGGTGTGAGCAGGTCTCACACCAGAGAATTTGTTTATGAGAATTCATGCTGGCTGATTTAgtatttgtattgattttagCATTTCAAGTCATTTCATGTGCTtggtttttgtgtcttttaaaatctacttgccttttttttcatcataataTATTTCTAAGTTTGTAATCAGATTATTGATAACACTGCAATGTATACTTCAGTAAAATCAGCATAAGAAATAAAATCCTATTTGTTGTGGTGTAAAAAGAACTCCACATATATccaagtatttttttcatttaatgtacTTGATCTTTGCCCATCTTGGGACTCATTTGAATGTAATTCTTTCTGTGTGTCATAAGTCTCATActgtatgctgatgatgtttTCTGCTCTGTTACAAACTATAGCACACTGTTGAATGTTACTTAGTTTCTTCTGTTGTCTGATGTGTTCACATCCTCTCAGTATCCAGCTTCACAGAGCTTCTTCCAGCTGGTTAAAACCTGAAATCAAAGACCAAACTGCTGTGCACTGGGGGtcgtaaatgtatttttcatataaTGTACTCTGTaagttgaaaataaatgatataaatttAGCTCTAAAAGAAAGTTTATTCaaactatattatatttatgaacTTATAACATTTTGTAGCTATCTACTGTAGCTCTTTCTCATCAGTGCAGGAATTGGTAACGTGTGTTCAAACCATTTCACTCAGCAGTGTGACGTGTTAATATTtgattcttctcttttttcatctttaagagcagctgttttctctttccctcctctctttataATCAGGCCTATCAAATAAGGCCAAATAGGCCTGccctatactgtatgtatgagaTTGTGCATTCATTCTACTAAATAAAGTGTCATGTTGAAATCAACGCAAAATGTGTCAAACAGATTTATTCATTGTAATGGTTACTGTACTTTTTGCTGAAGTGAAGtgcctttctgtttttctattctTTATTCACAACACACAGTCAGCCATGTCaatgaaccctaaccctgataaatattattaattacgCCTATGGTTTTCCTGATATGCTAAGCCAGCATGTCTGCTGCAGTGTCCCCTGATGATCTTTGCCGCATTTCTAATTTCCTGTCAGCTCTCTACTGTCAGTCAAGACATAAAACTGCCCCAAAAATAATTAGATAAAAAGAACACAGCCTATTCTTGGTATTACATAAACTCATCAGATTTAATGTTCTAATAAAAGTGATAAAAGTCTTATAGGAAGTAGTGAGTTGTCAATCAAGTGCAATCTGTAGTCATTCATACTGTCCTGAGAAGTGGTCTAATCAGTAAAGCGAACACGTGTTGGTGGGCCCATGGGTGTCAAAGAGCTTTAAACTATTATGATAGGGATTCTGCACTGTAGTCAATAATTCCATAATAATCTCAAAGACACTTGTTTAGAAAGAGtttcaaattaattttctttgatACACATATTTAGAAGAGTAAGTTAATATTGACCTGTGTTTGAATTTGAATCTGCTGTGGCAAATTCCTTCATGGTGACCTGTAGTATTTACACACTTTATAAATATAAGTGACATGTTCAGCATTTAAGCAGATGCtattaccttttt
It encodes:
- the ccdc120b gene encoding coiled-coil domain-containing protein 120, yielding MEVKGHVITSMGLGAPDVQGCQDSKLQAERVAALQERKQALEALLNSRVGELKQVCLQEAELTGKLPHAFPLETGEKPPVVQRRAGLWPNSKAEDEAAQRKQMKAIFTGALYRHAESDRNVPNSKRTVHRGCHTEDTVMSESTSSMSDSTSHDNESSPSVAADQRSLSQPRLTVGSPDHRISRKLSPVEIYYEMRTRRNSVTSSVSPTHSLPRSASNVEGRSVPATPLLARTAPISVHVRSDASGGNGLKQWSGSLDVPYMIPLAQEGSSSDRRSCPYSSRARRSNSSEALLDRSSLPDDPASRNGMPPRGGPYKSSETLTDGKLRHIHLGSPERHVDSSVEQAKLRLSMGGRGAGGGYNELLMDYIWGKQQRVQVQHHLYQSTGRIWQDLPSPRSSTAAVPPHANGFSHSQVHLPSAAPPYSPMVLRGSQAELRRVKVTRTKSCGPFIPLQQHPQDAILLSAYESPLPASGTTTSSIPNLHPYQSELSGTPFGRRPPQFSLPTPEDSTRSLHKALALEGLRDWYLRNALGYPPAAPKGHEAGISRLSHPHPLAPSVQGESANLHRSQIPQSASFHGHPLHGRSMEFSLYQETPHPQTQEATPKEPSVDPGTLV